From a single Halodesulfovibrio marinisediminis DSM 17456 genomic region:
- a CDS encoding SctD/MshK family protein codes for MTTNSTVTLSVLSGSAIGAEVALKEGSKNSFGSGENCDFIFFDSTIALKHAAVEVMEQDTLILYPLDASVHYYDEQGAEICCSEGATPPLDAGTLFRIGGLYFACLAQGASNDLISRITSSAFRMKSEALVEDPDVALSDPVKDLRADLGEQGADQESGDKGKRTGRFKKFCLLVIVMSLLCGLSVGVKSVVQTPDNAPQLQAAIEHLKGLTVKPPYESIEVSQTENGIIVISGEVLTFANLDALRAQVSLYPFSALFRVRVLEQRIEAMQLTASQLGYSVHFTFEDGAVVARGYIRSKDDLLDLQQVLADSFRMQPVAWHVVTANDVGKALRKILAGHEKVGRLSPTYNKERVIISGYLPDSAREWVHGVPFAINKALHVAIPLELQVEFKKPPEKKHKPVVKKPSLITKQSIKQIGVGSMPFVRLKNDQVFFLGGKTSDGSVITSISAKEIVLTKDGKHTTIVTE; via the coding sequence ATGACAACAAATAGTACAGTAACGTTATCTGTATTGTCAGGCTCAGCCATCGGGGCAGAGGTCGCACTAAAAGAAGGAAGCAAAAATTCTTTTGGTTCCGGAGAAAATTGCGATTTCATTTTTTTTGATAGCACGATTGCTTTAAAGCACGCAGCTGTTGAAGTTATGGAACAAGACACACTTATTTTGTACCCGCTGGATGCTTCTGTCCATTATTATGATGAGCAAGGTGCAGAAATTTGTTGCTCCGAAGGTGCAACTCCCCCGCTTGATGCCGGAACGTTATTTCGTATCGGTGGGTTGTACTTTGCATGTTTGGCGCAGGGGGCATCTAATGATTTAATTTCCCGTATTACTTCTTCTGCTTTCCGTATGAAGTCAGAGGCGCTGGTAGAAGATCCTGACGTAGCTTTATCAGATCCTGTAAAGGATCTACGGGCTGATTTGGGTGAACAAGGCGCTGATCAGGAGAGTGGTGACAAGGGCAAGAGAACAGGTCGCTTTAAAAAATTTTGCTTGCTGGTGATCGTCATGAGCTTGCTTTGTGGGCTTTCTGTCGGGGTGAAGTCTGTAGTTCAAACTCCTGATAATGCGCCTCAACTACAAGCTGCAATTGAGCACTTGAAAGGGCTAACTGTCAAACCTCCGTATGAATCAATCGAAGTATCACAAACTGAAAACGGGATTATCGTTATTTCGGGTGAGGTGTTGACCTTTGCGAATTTAGATGCACTGCGGGCACAAGTATCTTTATATCCATTTTCTGCCTTGTTTAGAGTTCGTGTTTTGGAACAACGCATTGAGGCAATGCAGCTTACTGCTTCCCAGCTTGGTTACAGCGTTCATTTTACATTTGAAGACGGTGCTGTTGTCGCTCGTGGGTATATTCGCTCTAAAGATGATTTACTTGATTTACAGCAGGTTCTTGCAGACAGCTTTCGTATGCAACCAGTAGCGTGGCATGTTGTAACCGCCAATGATGTTGGCAAGGCTTTGCGAAAAATATTGGCAGGTCATGAGAAGGTTGGACGGTTATCTCCAACATATAACAAGGAACGTGTTATTATATCGGGTTATTTGCCGGATTCAGCTAGGGAGTGGGTGCATGGCGTACCTTTTGCAATTAACAAAGCATTGCATGTCGCTATTCCTTTAGAATTGCAAGTTGAATTCAAAAAACCTCCTGAAAAGAAACACAAACCCGTTGTGAAGAAGCCAAGTCTGATAACAAAGCAATCAATTAAGCAGATAGGTGTCGGGTCAATGCCGTTTGTTCGTCTTAAGAATGATCAGGTATTTTTCTTAGGTGGCAAAACGTCTGATGGGTCAGTCATTACATCTATATCAGCAAAGGAAATTGTTCTTACTAAAGATGGTAAGCATACAACCATTGTTACTGAATAA
- a CDS encoding HrpE/YscL family type III secretion apparatus protein translates to MAKPFRIVHNSLNLSSDVKILRAAEYASFLEAEEVLQAVKVRADEILKSSEEAFELARQQGYEDGLEQGKLEHSEKIMDTLFESVAFVERLEHASVELVSKAVEKVIADMPNEERIVSIVKKGLGTIQNESAVTIKVCLTEVTYVENALSSIASTFPSMTMEVHGDKRLREGDCLLETVMGVVDCKLSTQLKAINKALTRRVGKAS, encoded by the coding sequence ATGGCAAAACCTTTTCGCATAGTACACAACTCGTTGAACCTTTCATCTGATGTGAAGATCCTTCGGGCTGCCGAGTATGCTTCCTTTCTAGAAGCAGAAGAAGTGTTGCAGGCAGTAAAAGTTCGTGCAGATGAGATTCTAAAGTCATCAGAAGAGGCTTTTGAATTGGCAAGGCAACAGGGCTATGAGGATGGTCTGGAGCAGGGCAAGCTGGAGCATTCAGAGAAGATTATGGATACTCTTTTTGAAAGTGTTGCTTTTGTGGAGCGGCTTGAACATGCATCAGTTGAACTTGTAAGCAAGGCTGTTGAAAAAGTTATTGCAGATATGCCGAACGAGGAACGCATTGTTTCTATTGTTAAGAAAGGACTGGGTACTATTCAAAATGAAAGCGCTGTAACAATCAAGGTATGTCTCACTGAGGTAACATATGTGGAAAACGCGTTATCCAGTATTGCATCTACGTTTCCTTCTATGACGATGGAAGTGCATGGCGATAAACGGTTGCGAGAAGGGGATTGTCTTCTGGAAACTGTGATGGGCGTTGTAGATTGTAAGCTTTCAACACAACTTAAAGCAATTAACAAAGCCCTAACTCGCAGAGTTGGGAAAGCGTCTTAG
- the sctN gene encoding type III secretion system ATPase SctN has translation MAFDYIIDAMQEGLSTLNTVEVRGRVEAVVGTIIHAVVPGAKVGELCLLRNPWEDWSVSAEVVGISGTTALLTPLGSLQGVSTATEVIHTGQVHSVAVGPDLLGRVLDGLGQPLDGKPPLNGTGTYPVYAEPPSPMERKIIDKPLSLGLRALDGILTCGEGQRMGIFAAAGGGKSTLLASMVKGADVDVTVLALIGERGREVREFIEHDLGPEGLAKSVLVVSTSDRASMERLKASYVATAIAEYFRDQGKRVLLLMDSVTRFGRALREIGLAAGEPPTRRGYPPSVFSSLPQLMERAGNSAKGSITALYTVLVEGDDMTEPIADETRSILDGHIVLSRKLAAQNHYPAIDILASVSRVMNSIVESEHKEAAQQLRKLLAKYDEVELLLRIGEYQKGHDADADRAVESIDALRGFLQQGLSEFSSFEETVDALQALVSD, from the coding sequence ATGGCTTTTGATTACATTATTGATGCGATGCAGGAAGGCCTTTCAACCCTGAATACAGTTGAGGTACGTGGCAGAGTTGAGGCTGTAGTCGGAACCATCATTCATGCAGTTGTGCCCGGGGCTAAGGTCGGTGAACTATGTCTTTTGCGTAACCCTTGGGAAGATTGGTCTGTTTCTGCTGAGGTTGTTGGGATTTCTGGAACAACAGCCTTGTTAACTCCCTTAGGAAGTTTGCAGGGCGTTTCAACCGCAACGGAAGTTATTCATACAGGGCAGGTACATTCTGTTGCTGTTGGACCGGATCTGCTCGGGAGGGTTTTAGATGGTCTTGGACAGCCTTTGGATGGCAAACCTCCATTAAATGGCACGGGAACATATCCAGTATATGCTGAGCCTCCCAGCCCTATGGAACGAAAAATTATTGATAAGCCTTTGTCGCTTGGATTGCGTGCGCTGGATGGAATACTTACGTGCGGTGAAGGCCAGCGAATGGGTATTTTTGCTGCTGCTGGCGGGGGTAAAAGTACATTGCTGGCTTCTATGGTCAAGGGTGCGGATGTCGACGTTACGGTACTTGCGTTAATTGGTGAACGTGGGCGTGAGGTTCGAGAGTTTATTGAGCATGATTTAGGGCCTGAGGGATTGGCTAAAAGTGTGCTGGTAGTTTCTACCTCTGACAGAGCTTCTATGGAACGGTTGAAGGCATCCTATGTTGCTACGGCTATTGCAGAATATTTTAGGGATCAGGGCAAGCGCGTACTACTTCTTATGGACTCTGTGACGCGATTTGGCAGAGCCTTGAGGGAAATTGGTCTTGCTGCAGGCGAGCCGCCTACACGGCGCGGGTATCCGCCTTCTGTATTTTCCAGTTTGCCACAGCTTATGGAACGTGCGGGTAATTCTGCAAAAGGGTCTATTACAGCTTTGTATACGGTGCTTGTAGAAGGTGACGACATGACGGAGCCAATTGCAGACGAAACTCGTTCCATTTTGGATGGCCATATTGTGCTTTCGAGAAAATTAGCGGCTCAGAACCATTATCCGGCAATTGATATTTTGGCCAGCGTAAGCCGAGTGATGAACTCTATTGTTGAATCGGAGCATAAGGAAGCGGCACAGCAATTACGTAAGCTACTTGCTAAATATGATGAAGTTGAGTTGTTGCTGCGAATTGGAGAATACCAGAAAGGACATGATGCAGATGCTGATAGGGCGGTTGAATCTATCGATGCTCTGCGGGGTTTTTTGCAGCAGGGACTTTCTGAGTTTTCTAGCTTTGAAGAAACGGTTGACGCACTTCAGGCGCTGGTTTCTGACTAA
- the sctJ gene encoding type III secretion system inner membrane ring lipoprotein SctJ, whose translation MKQPSMRILPGILVLFFCLVLTGCNSTSLYSGLDEKEANVMLSVLLEQGFRAEKISSGKSGFAITVGRNEVVGALRVLESANLPRKKFESLGTVFSNEGLISSPLQERARFTYALSQELSETCSTIDGVLTARVHVVLEEAKEMDEKPVPASAAVLIRYVSSFDIESSVVRIRKLVAQSVPGLAYDNVSVALFPIRESVSLPAPKKDVEIAGVAVSRDSLSSFWLLLVGGVGLGVILGLAVMLVLRSSSKHDDAFDNNEGR comes from the coding sequence ATGAAACAACCGTCTATGCGAATTTTACCAGGCATTTTAGTTTTGTTTTTTTGTCTTGTTTTAACTGGTTGTAACAGCACATCGTTGTATTCCGGTCTGGATGAGAAAGAAGCAAATGTTATGCTTAGCGTATTATTGGAACAGGGCTTCAGGGCTGAGAAAATATCCTCAGGCAAAAGCGGATTTGCGATCACTGTTGGTCGGAATGAAGTTGTCGGTGCTTTGCGTGTGTTGGAGTCTGCAAACCTACCTCGAAAAAAGTTTGAGTCTCTAGGAACCGTTTTTTCCAATGAGGGGTTGATTAGTTCTCCTTTGCAGGAAAGAGCCCGATTTACCTACGCACTTTCTCAGGAACTCTCAGAAACATGTAGCACAATAGACGGTGTCCTGACTGCAAGGGTTCATGTTGTTTTAGAAGAAGCAAAAGAAATGGATGAAAAGCCTGTACCTGCATCCGCTGCTGTTCTCATTCGATATGTAAGCAGTTTTGATATTGAAAGTAGTGTGGTGCGGATCCGTAAGCTTGTCGCGCAAAGTGTTCCCGGTTTGGCTTATGACAATGTCAGTGTTGCGCTGTTTCCTATTCGCGAATCAGTTTCTCTTCCAGCACCTAAGAAGGATGTTGAAATTGCAGGTGTTGCAGTCAGCCGTGATTCTCTCTCTTCATTTTGGTTGCTCTTAGTAGGAGGAGTTGGGCTTGGTGTAATTCTAGGATTAGCAGTGATGTTAGTTCTTCGAAGTAGTTCCAAGCATGATGACGCTTTCGATAATAATGAGGGACGGTAA
- a CDS encoding SctK family type III secretion system sorting platform protein, translated as MFEGGALSDEIFSRVVRFNRPAVEDIHTDYVSSLSLETWCDADGLFAHAEMSKYLLTVTNDPAPGAFYNSFLIAQQRLALLEGQELVRLSLLVGLTLYSDRVCRVVTQRQVAELTELLGRETLLSTHRELRFLKGKSSELIKKGSALWEVTQMLPPSDDEQYIEVLWDVVRAVGIGVVTFFLRMHTDDVLHRIAIKLPAFWSEGVGNNHDGPQADVAQRFAEMMRYAGRLELSEHQARLCWGMLSRIMKQEMNHIWQNLFA; from the coding sequence ATGTTTGAGGGGGGGGCATTATCTGATGAGATTTTCAGCAGGGTGGTTCGTTTCAATAGACCTGCTGTGGAAGACATTCATACTGACTACGTGTCTTCATTATCCTTAGAGACGTGGTGCGATGCCGATGGCTTATTTGCCCATGCAGAAATGTCTAAATACTTGTTGACTGTTACTAACGATCCAGCTCCAGGCGCTTTTTATAACTCATTTTTAATTGCTCAGCAGCGACTGGCGTTGCTGGAAGGCCAAGAGCTTGTTCGGTTATCACTACTTGTCGGGCTTACATTATATTCAGATAGGGTGTGCAGGGTCGTTACGCAAAGACAAGTGGCTGAACTTACCGAGCTGCTGGGCAGGGAAACCCTACTAAGTACTCATCGAGAACTTCGCTTTCTAAAAGGGAAAAGTTCTGAACTTATTAAAAAAGGTTCTGCTTTGTGGGAGGTGACGCAAATGTTGCCGCCTTCAGATGATGAACAATACATTGAAGTGTTGTGGGATGTCGTCAGGGCAGTCGGTATTGGTGTGGTTACATTTTTTTTACGGATGCACACAGATGATGTTTTGCACCGCATAGCTATTAAGCTTCCTGCTTTCTGGAGCGAGGGGGTTGGTAATAACCATGATGGTCCGCAGGCTGATGTAGCGCAGCGGTTTGCAGAAATGATGCGCTATGCAGGACGACTGGAGTTGTCAGAACATCAGGCCAGACTCTGTTGGGGGATGCTTTCCCGAATTATGAAACAGGAGATGAACCACATATGGCAAAACCTTTTCGCATAG
- a CDS encoding EscF/YscF/HrpA family type III secretion system needle major subunit, whose amino-acid sequence MSLDLNAMFAQNLDKIEGAGEALQNKMQETLSKKEVSPQKMLSLQFELGQYNALLQATSTVAKSIMDTTKSVIQRAG is encoded by the coding sequence ATGTCTTTAGATCTTAACGCAATGTTTGCACAGAACTTGGATAAGATTGAAGGTGCTGGTGAAGCGTTACAGAACAAGATGCAGGAAACGTTAAGTAAAAAGGAAGTAAGTCCACAGAAGATGCTTTCACTGCAGTTTGAACTGGGACAGTACAACGCTTTGTTGCAGGCAACTTCAACTGTTGCAAAGTCCATTATGGATACAACAAAGTCTGTAATTCAGCGTGCAGGGTAA
- a CDS encoding tetratricopeptide repeat protein: MLDLDAKKLLKELAFLGAHSGLIFHARRIFSALGEENDEACALGMAFTHIGVGEFETAHEKLQQLIDVNPENWEALAFNCLAYILEEKQSEALVAAKTVISNAPDSSAAMMVKDLAAASSLPLNA; the protein is encoded by the coding sequence ATGTTAGATTTAGATGCCAAAAAATTATTAAAAGAACTTGCATTCTTGGGAGCTCATTCCGGTTTAATCTTCCATGCGCGCAGAATTTTTTCTGCCCTTGGTGAGGAAAATGATGAAGCCTGTGCGCTTGGGATGGCCTTTACTCACATTGGAGTTGGGGAATTTGAGACGGCACACGAAAAACTTCAGCAACTTATCGACGTTAATCCGGAAAATTGGGAAGCACTGGCATTTAACTGTTTGGCATATATCCTTGAAGAAAAGCAGAGCGAAGCTCTTGTTGCCGCAAAAACTGTTATCTCAAATGCTCCCGACAGTAGTGCAGCAATGATGGTGAAAGACCTTGCAGCAGCATCGTCATTACCGCTGAATGCATAG